ATAATTATCAGTCTTAACGGACAGACTGCATTTTGACCTGACAGTCACTTTTTATTTTACTTACTTGTGTCGACTAGACCTTGTATCAAACTATGGATTTTCAACTCATTTATGCATCCAAACATTGCATACATGCTTGCAATGTATGACGAATATAGAGAAACAAATGTCACACCTCTGGATCTACATGTGCTCCAATTGCAAGTTAACGTATCGAGTGCAACTGATATGCCTTTAGAGGGTGGATGCAGATGAAGGTCAGCTGAATTGGTTGTCCATATAATTATTGGTCTAATAGTGGTAGAGCTGCTTTCATTAATTCATGATTCATTGGTATGGTAGGCTGTAACAGAATGTTGTTAGACCACATGCGCACATATTTCCACCATGAGAATAGATGGGAATCCTTGTGGCtgaatcaattaattaaattttaataaaccACGGATCCGGACAGATGTGAGCGGTAGAGTATATGGGGGTTAGGATAGTATTATACATACGCTTCTTACATGTACGCCGACTAAACCACGGAAAGGGGATGTATATTCTCCATACGTAATAATTAGATtgactacaaacacacacagtatcacacacacacacacacacacacacacacacacacacacacacacacacacacacacacacacacacacacacacacacacacacacacacacacacacacacacacacacacacacacacacacacacacacacacacacacacacacacaagctggTATGTACACCCTCATCTTAAGGCACCGCCCACACCATTGCAAGACAGTTTCTTTCCTCGTCATTATCTACTCAGTTCGTGAACTGTTTCAACAGTCTGCACTTCCTTGATTAGTACTACCGGTATCGTACGACACGACTGTACTCTTCGAATCCGAAGACTTCTTTTGCATGAAGTAACCGGAAAGCGTGATCGCGATTGTCAGTGCGGTCGCTAGAGATTGCGACACACCCTCTCTACAGCGGAAGTTGACAAGAGGAGGATCTAGGACAGCTGACTGCACATTCCAGGAATTCTAGGAACTAACTTCGTTAGTTGTACAAGCAATAGCGGTACTAGATTTTAGATTGTGGCAAGGCGGGCGTTGCGGGTACAATAGTAGGTCATCGTCACGTGCACAGCGGGATATGATGACCGACGCGTCATCAATGCTTGCGTACACGATCTTTTGTCCGAACGTGTCAGGAATGTTGCATCACAATCACGAATCTTGTGACAGTCACGTCGTGTCTGAGTTACGCAAAGTTCGATATCGATCGCTGTTATGTGCAACTAAATTTAGAGTCGTGACGTCTTTAGATGTTACTTTAGGAAATGACGTCATTGTGTAGGTTGCAAATCTTGCCCCGTCAGCTTACAATCTATTGTAACTGTGCGTCATGAGCAATGGAATGGATTCTAATAATACATTTGACGCTACTCAACATCGCGTTCTCGAtctatatgtacagtatgaaATTACTGGAACAATGCGTCTTTTTTTTTATTCGTCACTCAACCACATGCAAAGGAAGGACATTCCTGAGGATTACGCAACACTACAATAGCGGATACATCTCGATCCCtccgacagacagacgagtGCCATGCTACCATTTGCAACTACAACCGCTTCTGATCAGTTGATGACGACAGCCTTGTCTCGACCCAACAACCAACTCTATGTCACTCAGGTAGAAAGAGACATGTTGTAGTGAGAAAAAACTGTCTGATAGTTTCTgtttcatgtgtgtgtatggctAGAATTTTAGTGTTGTCGAGCCGTCTCGGTGGGTCACGTGCAGCACGCCCATAAAAAATGAGCCTTTTTCGCCTGGCCGTGCTGTTGAGGCTCATGAATTGATACGCAACGGTTTGCTACCTCAGTTGGACACAATGCAGTTGATGCAAATGCAGGGAAACAGCAAAAGAACAAAACTAGAGGTTAGTGTGTCTACTTCCGCTCATGCATATGCAGAAACCATACGTACATACCGCAGTTTATTCTAATTAGTGTCGTATACTGATTCCGTTTTTCTTTCTTCCGTACGTCAGTTGTGTCCCGAGGACGAGGAAAAGAGGCGAATACGACGGGAGAAGAATAAGGTAGCAGCAGCCAAGTGTAGAGTGAAAAACAGAGAACATTCTCGGAATATCAAGCAGGTGTGACAACGTTTTTGTGGAAATTTTTGAAAGCATATTGTATTGACTTGCATGTTGTTGGAATAGGATTATGAAATACTGGAAAGACAGCAGATAGAGTTGAGGGAGCAGCTCAGGGACCTACAAGCTGACGTCGGTCGATTGGAAGGATTATTGTCAACTCATCATTGTATACTGAGTGAACAACAAAAGGCAGATATTGAAGAGAGATTGGAGAGAGAAGGCAATCCTTTTGAAATGGAAGTAGGCAAAGAAGACAAGGTGATGGAAGGTGGAGCAATTTGTGTAGATGACATCCAACGTGGTGTTAGTTCCAGTACTAAAAGGCAAGGATCAGAGGCTGATCTGATAGTCTCTTCCTCACCAACAGTAGAAGGATGATGACAATAAGTTATAGATTTTAGTATTACTAGTAAAATATGATATTTTCAATTGACAT
The DNA window shown above is from Corticium candelabrum chromosome 13, ooCorCand1.1, whole genome shotgun sequence and carries:
- the LOC134188744 gene encoding fos-related antigen 2-like; translated protein: MLPFATTTASDQLMTTALSRPNNQLYVTQNFSVVEPSRWVTCSTPIKNEPFSPGRAVEAHELIRNGLLPQLDTMQLMQMQGNSKRTKLELCPEDEEKRRIRREKNKVAAAKCRVKNREHSRNIKQDYEILERQQIELREQLRDLQADVGRLEGLLSTHHCILSEQQKADIEERLEREGNPFEMEVGKEDKVMEGGAICVDDIQRGVSSSTKRQGSEADLIVSSSPTVEG